One window of the Brevibacterium limosum genome contains the following:
- a CDS encoding TetR/AcrR family transcriptional regulator, translating into MSSPQQRLPRDQRRDQLVGVARSVFATRGYRTTSMDMIAEAAGVSKPVLYQHFDSKQDLYLALIDSSAALLDSRLAEALGSTTDPHEQIHATYRAYFDFVVSHREEFVIIFNSDVYEPKAEQKLRALRESSATRVVSALQNFARLTDDEAQLLCRALIGTAEVVVKQIDSQRGIDVDTAVELLTQMSWGGLRSFSER; encoded by the coding sequence ATGTCGAGTCCACAACAGAGATTGCCCCGTGACCAGCGCCGCGACCAATTGGTGGGAGTCGCACGCTCCGTTTTCGCCACCCGTGGATATCGGACGACCTCGATGGACATGATCGCCGAGGCAGCCGGTGTGTCCAAACCCGTGCTCTATCAGCACTTCGATTCCAAGCAGGACCTCTACTTGGCGCTCATCGACTCATCGGCGGCGCTTCTGGACTCACGCTTGGCCGAGGCCCTGGGATCGACCACCGATCCGCATGAGCAGATCCACGCGACCTACCGCGCCTATTTCGACTTCGTGGTCTCACACCGCGAAGAGTTCGTCATCATCTTCAATTCGGACGTCTACGAGCCGAAGGCCGAACAGAAGCTGCGCGCACTGCGCGAGAGTTCGGCAACACGTGTCGTCTCTGCTCTGCAGAACTTCGCCCGTCTCACCGACGATGAGGCGCAGCTGCTGTGTCGGGCCCTCATCGGCACCGCTGAAGTCGTCGTCAAGCAGATCGACTCACAGCGCGGAATCGACGTCGACACGGCCGTCGAACTGCTCACCCAGATGAGCTGGGGCGGTCTGCGGTCGTTCTCCGAACGCTGA
- a CDS encoding DUF3107 domain-containing protein: MEIKIGVKQTQREIVLETDEEAKALAARVEETIQSEGLLTFTDTKGRQVFVPSASLGYLEIGAESARRVGFSA, translated from the coding sequence ATGGAAATCAAGATCGGCGTCAAGCAGACTCAGCGCGAGATCGTCCTCGAAACGGACGAAGAGGCGAAGGCACTCGCCGCTCGCGTCGAAGAGACGATCCAGTCCGAGGGACTGCTGACCTTCACTGATACGAAGGGCCGTCAGGTCTTCGTCCCCTCGGCTTCGCTCGGCTACCTCGAAATCGGTGCCGAGTCAGCACGGCGTGTGGGCTTCAGCGCCTGA
- a CDS encoding ferritin-like fold-containing protein, which yields MPDSVPLAGTDAATLALLAFGELTGFERMATNATTAADLDDKVILARLASQSFANFEQLSQHIDQMGQDVIELCQHFEPTFSTLAERTRPRDWYESLMKGFVFDGIMNDFYRTAVDELAEPGYSLAIAILDDTRASEYARNRLTSEVAVDTQLASRLALWGRKLVAETLGRARSLLTDPFLGLDEDLVVELIPAVTSNHSKRMSALGLVA from the coding sequence ATGCCCGATTCTGTCCCATTGGCCGGTACTGATGCTGCGACGCTCGCGCTTCTGGCGTTCGGCGAGCTGACCGGTTTCGAACGTATGGCCACAAACGCGACGACCGCAGCGGATCTGGATGACAAGGTCATCCTGGCGCGGCTGGCCTCTCAGTCATTCGCGAACTTCGAACAGCTCTCACAGCACATTGATCAGATGGGCCAGGATGTGATCGAGCTCTGTCAGCATTTCGAACCGACCTTCAGCACTCTGGCTGAAAGGACTCGTCCTCGCGACTGGTACGAAAGCCTCATGAAGGGATTCGTCTTCGACGGAATCATGAATGATTTCTACCGCACGGCGGTGGACGAACTCGCGGAGCCCGGATACAGCCTGGCTATTGCAATTCTCGATGATACACGGGCCAGCGAATATGCGCGCAATCGTCTGACATCCGAAGTGGCCGTCGACACACAGCTGGCTTCGCGGCTGGCGCTGTGGGGCCGCAAGCTCGTCGCCGAGACCCTGGGACGGGCGCGCAGTCTGCTCACCGACCCGTTCCTCGGCCTCGACGAAGACCTCGTCGTCGAGCTGATCCCGGCGGTGACGTCGAATCACTCGAAGCGGATGTCGGCGCTCGGTCTCGTCGCCTGA
- a CDS encoding DEAD/DEAH box helicase, with the protein MAETEADFAELGVAGPIVASLASAGITHPFPIQSLTLPVALSGADIIGQAKTGTGKTLGFGIPLLQRVVGKTEDSSVTSDPESTPDSWGDSKEPRLPQALVVVPTRELAKQVAADLVTASVQRDIDIMTIYGGMDFDPQINRLKSGVDVVVGTPGRLLDLYGRKILKLHRVRTVVLDEADEMLDLGFLPDVEKIINAVPAHRQTMLFSATMPAAVITLARRYMNQPTHIRAQDHEDLTLTGKNTTQFVYRAHSMDKSELVARMLQAEGRGRTIIFTRTKRTADKLAAELEDRGFAVKALHGDLGQSQREKALKSFRDGKVDVLVATDVAARGIDIDDVTHVVNYQCPEDEKTYVHRIGRTGRAGNSGVAMTLVDWDDMPRWRLINKALGLDFDEPAETYSTSPHFFSDLGIPKGTKGRLPRQHAEGEGEGEKSTGERKGRGSDRGSGRGRSDSRRGGSSEGRDSSSDSGEEGRKPRRQRTRRRTRGGNPVNRAQGGRAGRTASDSSED; encoded by the coding sequence ATGGCGGAGACAGAAGCGGATTTCGCGGAGCTGGGAGTCGCCGGACCGATCGTGGCCTCGCTGGCCTCGGCAGGAATCACCCATCCCTTCCCCATTCAGTCGCTGACGCTGCCCGTGGCACTGTCGGGCGCCGACATCATCGGGCAGGCGAAGACGGGCACCGGCAAGACCTTGGGCTTCGGAATTCCCCTGCTCCAACGCGTCGTCGGCAAGACCGAGGACTCTTCGGTCACCTCCGACCCCGAGTCGACCCCCGACAGCTGGGGCGACTCGAAGGAGCCGCGGCTGCCGCAGGCGCTTGTCGTCGTGCCCACCCGTGAACTGGCCAAGCAGGTCGCAGCCGATCTCGTCACCGCCTCGGTGCAGCGCGATATCGACATCATGACGATCTACGGCGGCATGGATTTCGATCCGCAGATCAACCGCCTCAAGTCCGGCGTCGACGTCGTCGTCGGCACGCCGGGTCGCCTCCTCGACCTCTACGGACGCAAGATCCTCAAACTTCACCGGGTCCGTACCGTCGTCCTCGACGAGGCCGATGAGATGCTCGATCTCGGCTTCCTGCCCGATGTGGAGAAGATCATCAACGCGGTGCCCGCTCACCGCCAGACGATGCTGTTCTCTGCCACCATGCCCGCCGCTGTCATCACCCTGGCCCGCCGCTACATGAATCAGCCCACTCATATCCGTGCTCAGGACCATGAGGATCTGACGCTGACGGGGAAGAACACGACGCAGTTCGTCTACCGAGCCCATTCGATGGACAAATCCGAACTCGTCGCGCGCATGCTGCAGGCCGAGGGCCGCGGACGCACGATCATCTTCACCCGCACCAAGCGCACCGCCGACAAGCTCGCCGCTGAACTCGAAGACCGTGGATTCGCGGTCAAGGCCCTGCACGGCGATCTCGGCCAGTCGCAGCGTGAGAAGGCTCTGAAGTCCTTCCGCGACGGCAAGGTCGACGTCCTCGTGGCCACGGATGTCGCCGCCCGAGGTATCGACATCGACGATGTCACCCATGTCGTCAATTACCAGTGCCCCGAGGATGAGAAGACCTACGTCCACCGCATCGGACGCACCGGTCGTGCCGGCAACTCCGGTGTCGCCATGACCCTGGTCGACTGGGATGATATGCCCCGCTGGCGTCTCATCAACAAGGCCCTCGGCCTCGATTTCGACGAACCCGCCGAAACCTATTCGACGTCACCGCACTTCTTCTCCGACCTGGGCATCCCGAAGGGCACCAAGGGTCGCCTGCCGCGCCAGCACGCCGAAGGCGAAGGCGAAGGCGAGAAGAGCACTGGTGAGCGGAAGGGCCGCGGATCCGATCGTGGGTCCGGACGCGGCCGTTCCGATTCACGCCGAGGCGGCTCATCCGAGGGTCGAGACTCCTCTTCCGACTCCGGTGAGGAAGGCCGCAAACCACGTCGCCAGCGCACGCGTCGCCGCACCCGCGGCGGCAACCCGGTCAACCGCGCACAAGGCGGTCGGGCCGGACGTACTGCCTCCGACTCCAGCGAGGACTGA
- a CDS encoding PHP domain-containing protein: MVIDLHVHTAFSDGTQTPSELISEASMEGIDVVGITDHDTTAGWTLAEDAARVYGLGLVRGIEISCRYEGISVHLLSYLHDPYDTGLAEVVQETRRARLDRTHLIIERLAEDYPIDMDAVLSVSGEDATIGRPHIADALVAAGVVDNRTEAFSSILSSQGKYHVSLPTIDPITAIGLIREAGGVSVFAHPRAAMRGRVVPDSAMTEFIAAGLDGLEVDHRDNPPQEREAMRRLAHEHDLIVTGSSDYHGTGKPNRLGEHVTSDHMLAKLLDRAASRPRGVEYIQG; the protein is encoded by the coding sequence ATGGTCATCGATCTCCATGTGCACACCGCATTCTCGGACGGGACCCAGACCCCCTCCGAACTCATCTCAGAAGCCTCGATGGAGGGCATCGACGTCGTCGGCATCACAGACCACGACACCACCGCCGGTTGGACGCTTGCCGAGGATGCCGCCCGGGTCTACGGGCTCGGGCTGGTCCGGGGAATAGAGATCTCCTGTCGCTACGAGGGGATCAGCGTGCACCTGCTCTCCTACCTCCACGACCCGTACGATACGGGGCTGGCCGAGGTCGTGCAGGAGACGAGGCGGGCCCGTCTCGACCGCACTCACCTCATCATCGAACGACTGGCCGAGGACTATCCGATCGACATGGATGCGGTGCTCTCGGTCTCCGGCGAGGACGCCACGATCGGCCGTCCTCATATCGCCGATGCGCTTGTGGCAGCCGGTGTCGTCGACAACCGCACCGAAGCGTTCTCATCGATTCTGTCGAGCCAGGGCAAATACCATGTGTCCCTGCCGACGATCGACCCGATCACCGCGATCGGGCTCATCCGGGAGGCCGGGGGAGTCTCGGTCTTCGCCCATCCGCGTGCGGCCATGCGCGGTCGGGTCGTGCCCGATTCGGCGATGACCGAATTCATCGCCGCCGGCCTCGACGGACTCGAAGTCGACCACCGGGACAACCCTCCGCAGGAGCGTGAGGCGATGCGGCGTCTGGCTCATGAGCACGACCTCATCGTCACCGGGTCCAGTGACTACCACGGCACAGGCAAGCCCAACCGCCTCGGCGAGCACGTGACTTCCGACCATATGCTCGCGAAGCTGCTCGACCGTGCCGCCTCACGGCCGCGCGGCGTCGAGTACATCCAGGGCTGA
- a CDS encoding aminopeptidase P family protein — translation MTEQNSETPDSTQDLADRVNNRSHRPNSTAFRDFVASGWDRTPLNAEALAAAGFTPARRAAVSAAFPGERLVVPAGGLKVRSNDTDYRFRAHSAFIHLTGLEADSEPDAVLVFEPDDDGHEVTLYFRPRAGADTEEFFSDSRYGEYWVGPRADLEAMSTMTGIATENSGTVDDAITKDLGAISVRLVRQADTRIDGVIDLARSQVQADLETSEAGDAELAQMLSELRLIKDDHEIAQLREAVSITRAGFDYVVASLPKALGHRRGERVVETAFETAARSDGNGVGYDTIAASGNNACTLHWIRNDGRIREGDLILVDAGAEADSLYTADITRTLPVSGTFTEVQAKIYDAVLEASDAAFAVAAEHSERPVKFREVHEAAMEVIAKRLEEFGVLPVSAVESLSPEGQQHRRWMVHGTSHHLGLDVHDCAQARAEMYLDATIEPGMVFTIEPGLYFKSDDLLLPEEFRGNGVRIEDDVLVTAGGVENLSADFPRTRAEVEAWVNGQAQDR, via the coding sequence ATGACAGAGCAGAATTCAGAGACCCCAGACTCGACTCAGGACCTCGCAGACCGCGTCAACAATCGCTCACATCGACCGAATTCCACTGCCTTCCGCGATTTCGTCGCATCCGGTTGGGACCGCACACCGCTCAACGCCGAGGCTCTCGCCGCCGCCGGTTTCACGCCGGCACGCCGGGCCGCAGTCTCCGCGGCGTTCCCCGGCGAACGTCTCGTCGTTCCCGCCGGCGGGCTCAAGGTCCGCTCGAACGACACCGACTACCGCTTCCGTGCTCATTCCGCGTTCATCCACCTCACGGGTCTGGAAGCCGATTCCGAGCCCGATGCCGTTCTCGTCTTCGAACCAGACGACGACGGCCACGAAGTGACCCTGTACTTCCGTCCCCGCGCCGGTGCCGACACCGAAGAGTTCTTCTCCGATTCCCGCTACGGCGAGTATTGGGTCGGACCGCGCGCCGACCTCGAGGCCATGTCCACGATGACCGGCATCGCCACGGAGAACTCCGGCACCGTCGACGACGCGATCACGAAGGACCTCGGGGCCATCTCCGTGCGGCTCGTGCGCCAGGCCGACACCCGCATCGACGGAGTCATCGACCTCGCTCGCAGCCAGGTCCAGGCCGATCTCGAGACCTCCGAGGCCGGAGACGCGGAGCTCGCCCAGATGCTCTCCGAGCTGCGCCTGATCAAGGACGACCACGAGATCGCGCAGCTGCGCGAGGCCGTCTCCATCACCCGTGCCGGTTTCGACTACGTCGTGGCATCGCTGCCGAAGGCGCTGGGCCACCGTCGCGGTGAGCGTGTCGTCGAAACCGCGTTCGAGACCGCTGCCCGCTCCGACGGCAACGGAGTCGGCTACGACACGATCGCCGCTTCGGGCAACAATGCCTGCACCCTGCACTGGATCCGCAACGACGGCCGGATCCGGGAGGGCGACCTCATCCTCGTCGACGCCGGTGCCGAAGCCGATTCGCTCTACACCGCCGACATCACCCGCACCCTGCCCGTCTCGGGCACCTTCACCGAGGTGCAGGCGAAGATCTACGATGCCGTGCTCGAAGCCTCCGATGCCGCGTTCGCCGTGGCCGCCGAGCACTCCGAGCGTCCTGTGAAGTTCCGTGAGGTCCACGAGGCGGCCATGGAAGTCATCGCGAAGCGTCTCGAAGAGTTCGGGGTTCTGCCGGTCTCCGCGGTCGAATCGCTGTCGCCTGAAGGTCAGCAGCACCGTCGGTGGATGGTGCACGGGACCAGCCACCACCTCGGTCTCGACGTCCATGACTGCGCTCAGGCGCGGGCGGAGATGTACCTGGACGCCACCATCGAACCGGGAATGGTCTTCACCATCGAACCCGGTCTGTACTTCAAGTCCGATGACCTGCTTCTGCCCGAGGAGTTCCGCGGCAATGGTGTCCGTATCGAGGACGATGTCCTCGTCACCGCCGGCGGAGTGGAGAACCTCTCCGCCGACTTCCCCCGCACCCGCGCCGAGGTCGAGGCCTGGGTGAACGGTCAGGCTCAGGACCGCTGA
- a CDS encoding P1 family peptidase — translation MTTEAAHGPGSTARSGPVRGRGILEIPGIRLGHAGELTDSRLTGITAVLPPPGSTVGVDVRGGGPATRETDVIAPGTHSYGADAIVLTGGSAFGLGAVSGVVDTLAEAGLGFHAPGLADAVIPLVPAAAIFDLGRGDGSVAPPTPAEGSQAARAALSGETVEVRGSIGAGAGARSGFQSLRGGLGSCAVRLPGGITVAAVVVANSLGTIGTPSGGLWLDPLLRSFGLDLPKVQGLPATPPADSGTGAKNTTIAIVATDARLDPAQTTRMASGAHAGISRAVQPSHTLFDGDTIFGIATGANELTSGHDAATRELVMVTAAAADALSLAILDAHASATPVDGAWGQPPTLSEIAPDFASAFTAL, via the coding sequence ATGACCACCGAAGCCGCTCACGGTCCGGGTTCGACCGCACGGTCCGGCCCGGTCCGCGGGCGTGGAATCCTCGAGATCCCCGGTATCCGCCTCGGCCATGCCGGTGAACTCACCGACTCCCGTCTGACCGGGATCACCGCTGTGCTGCCCCCGCCCGGTTCGACCGTCGGTGTCGATGTCCGCGGCGGTGGTCCTGCCACCCGTGAGACCGATGTCATCGCCCCCGGCACTCATTCCTACGGCGCCGACGCGATCGTCCTCACCGGCGGCTCCGCCTTCGGCCTGGGCGCCGTATCCGGGGTCGTCGACACCCTCGCCGAGGCCGGCCTCGGCTTCCACGCCCCCGGGCTCGCCGATGCGGTCATTCCGCTCGTCCCCGCGGCTGCGATCTTCGACCTCGGTCGCGGAGACGGCTCCGTGGCCCCGCCGACCCCGGCCGAAGGCTCTCAGGCGGCGCGAGCGGCGCTGTCCGGTGAGACGGTCGAGGTCCGAGGCAGCATCGGGGCCGGAGCCGGTGCCCGGTCAGGGTTCCAGAGTCTGCGCGGCGGTCTCGGGTCCTGCGCCGTCCGTCTGCCCGGCGGAATCACGGTCGCAGCTGTTGTGGTCGCGAATTCGCTGGGCACGATCGGCACCCCGTCAGGCGGTCTGTGGTTGGACCCGCTGCTGCGCTCGTTTGGTCTCGATCTGCCGAAGGTGCAGGGACTTCCCGCCACACCGCCAGCCGACTCCGGGACCGGGGCGAAGAACACAACGATCGCGATCGTCGCCACCGACGCACGGCTCGATCCGGCACAGACCACTCGGATGGCCTCGGGGGCGCATGCCGGCATCTCCCGAGCCGTGCAGCCTTCGCACACTCTCTTCGACGGCGACACGATCTTCGGCATCGCCACCGGAGCGAACGAGCTGACCTCGGGCCACGACGCCGCCACCCGAGAACTCGTGATGGTCACCGCGGCGGCGGCGGATGCGCTCAGTCTGGCGATTCTCGACGCCCATGCTTCGGCGACACCCGTCGACGGCGCGTGGGGGCAGCCGCCGACGCTGAGCGAGATCGCACCGGACTTCGCGTCCGCGTTCACCGCTCTCTGA
- a CDS encoding calcineurin-like phosphoesterase C-terminal domain-containing protein yields the protein MQTRRIRPRTAAAGLGACAALSLFAPLLSPSSAMAADAPPELYEGHVQVDRGKADDPERFTGQVFDDVNENSKLDGDEKGVSGVAVSNGVDVVQTDGDGRYELPVRENMTVSITQPSGWQVPVDEDKVAQFSYNHLPDGSGDLEFGGIEPTGETPKAVNFPMIESTATAKDDQNCPIAADTQAYDKTEMGYARDGAVGDLADRNDYGGCGVLLLGDNVGDDLSLNDELRDIYSQTNGPVRAAPGNHDQDYDAVDDSHALDTFRDQFGPSYFSYDVGKTHFVVLDSIEYEGKANGKKYKEKISEEQLTWLENDLKNVPKNAQVVIATHAPILTHKEVVVDNAKDFYDVIADYPNAVTVGGHTHTQENLVAGETRKEWAEAGIEKLPNTQIVAGAVSGDWYSGGLNADGLPYSFTQDASEPGVLTLEYDGGSRSERYTVRNESDDHQLLLGVNSPQWRDWAQKAQEWQDADQEGDAPKPVSERVVTRDDLEQGETWLTSSFLAGTSDARVEVSFDGKAPKQSEHTQPGRGEALAKGWEYTDPYTASQNLRTSGNVGQSSSHLWRTEIPSDLDLGTHTAEVAGTDRYGRDFTQTVRFTVVEDDAAAKTESQKLLRQDGFDAQQKKEVRDPLGLDSEEAQSARND from the coding sequence ATGCAGACACGACGAATCCGCCCGCGCACCGCTGCCGCAGGCCTGGGAGCCTGCGCCGCGCTCTCGCTCTTCGCCCCGCTTCTCTCGCCCTCCTCGGCGATGGCCGCGGACGCACCGCCCGAACTCTACGAAGGCCACGTCCAGGTCGACCGCGGCAAGGCCGACGACCCGGAGAGGTTCACCGGTCAGGTCTTCGACGACGTCAACGAGAACTCGAAGCTCGACGGTGATGAGAAGGGCGTGTCCGGCGTGGCGGTGTCGAACGGAGTCGACGTCGTCCAGACCGACGGAGACGGCCGCTATGAGCTGCCGGTGCGTGAGAACATGACCGTGTCGATCACTCAGCCCTCCGGGTGGCAGGTGCCCGTCGATGAGGACAAGGTCGCGCAGTTCAGCTACAACCATCTGCCCGACGGTTCCGGCGACCTCGAATTCGGGGGCATCGAACCGACGGGCGAGACGCCGAAGGCCGTGAACTTTCCGATGATCGAGTCGACGGCCACGGCGAAAGACGACCAGAACTGCCCGATCGCCGCCGACACCCAGGCCTATGACAAGACCGAGATGGGCTACGCCCGCGACGGAGCCGTCGGCGACCTCGCCGACCGCAACGACTACGGGGGCTGCGGAGTGCTCCTGCTCGGTGACAACGTCGGTGACGACCTCAGCCTCAATGACGAACTGCGTGACATCTACTCGCAGACGAACGGGCCCGTCCGAGCGGCACCGGGCAACCACGACCAGGACTATGACGCAGTCGATGACTCTCACGCCCTCGACACCTTCCGCGATCAGTTCGGACCCTCGTACTTCTCCTACGACGTCGGCAAGACTCACTTCGTCGTCCTCGACAGCATCGAGTACGAGGGCAAGGCGAACGGGAAGAAGTACAAGGAGAAGATCTCCGAGGAACAGCTGACCTGGCTGGAGAACGATCTGAAGAATGTGCCGAAGAACGCTCAGGTCGTCATCGCCACCCACGCACCCATCCTCACGCACAAAGAGGTCGTCGTCGACAACGCGAAGGACTTCTACGACGTCATCGCCGACTACCCGAACGCCGTGACCGTCGGCGGACACACGCACACTCAGGAGAACCTCGTCGCAGGGGAGACGCGGAAGGAATGGGCCGAGGCCGGGATCGAGAAGCTGCCGAACACCCAGATCGTCGCCGGCGCCGTCTCCGGCGACTGGTACTCCGGCGGCCTCAATGCCGACGGGCTGCCATACTCATTCACCCAGGACGCTTCGGAGCCGGGTGTGCTCACCCTCGAGTACGACGGTGGTTCGCGCAGCGAACGCTACACCGTGCGCAACGAGTCCGACGACCACCAGCTGCTGCTCGGAGTGAACTCCCCGCAGTGGCGTGACTGGGCGCAGAAGGCACAGGAATGGCAGGACGCTGATCAGGAGGGCGATGCCCCGAAGCCGGTGTCCGAGCGCGTGGTCACCCGCGATGACCTCGAACAGGGTGAGACCTGGCTGACTTCGAGCTTCCTCGCCGGCACCTCCGATGCTCGCGTGGAGGTCAGCTTCGACGGCAAGGCACCCAAGCAGTCCGAGCATACTCAGCCGGGCAGGGGCGAGGCTCTGGCCAAGGGCTGGGAGTACACCGATCCGTATACGGCGTCGCAGAATCTGCGCACCTCCGGCAACGTCGGCCAGTCGAGTTCGCACCTGTGGCGGACCGAGATCCCCTCGGATCTCGACTTGGGCACCCACACTGCCGAGGTGGCCGGAACCGACCGCTACGGTCGTGACTTCACCCAGACGGTCCGATTCACCGTGGTCGAGGACGACGCCGCGGCGAAGACCGAATCGCAGAAGCTGCTGCGTCAGGACGGCTTCGATGCTCAGCAGAAGAAGGAAGTCCGGGATCCGTTGGGTCTCGACTCCGAAGAGGCGCAGTCGGCGCGCAACGACTGA
- a CDS encoding magnesium transporter MgtE N-terminal domain-containing protein, which yields MSGPPKRVFVARLVSAPVFDPLGDQVGRVRDAVVVYRATMRQFPRVIGLVVEVPGRRRVFVPMGRVTAIDSGQVITTGLVNMRRFEQRESETLVMNDLLDRRLRLRDDDSPVLIEDVGIEQQVNKDWEVTRLFVRRVPERSAFAAFRRRGETKQIDWTDADHPVDSEVDQEATQLIAAYQDTKPADLADVLFEMNSARRLQVARALDDERLADVVEELPAETQIEILTGLETERAVTVLEEMAPDDAADLLGELSDDQAERFLTLMEPDEAEDVRTLLAYDDDTAGGLMTTEPVILTPEATVAEALAHVRREDLPAALAAAVFVCRQPVETPTGKYLGLVHIQEMLRHPPHEAVGIMLDTEVEPLSPETPLGEVAKLLAAYNLVSVPITDENDRLVGVVTVDDVLDELLPEDWRTTGRDDRNRG from the coding sequence ATGAGTGGTCCACCGAAAAGAGTCTTCGTCGCCCGACTCGTCTCCGCCCCCGTGTTCGACCCTCTCGGAGATCAGGTCGGCAGGGTCCGAGACGCCGTCGTCGTCTACCGGGCGACTATGCGGCAGTTCCCCCGGGTCATCGGCCTCGTCGTCGAGGTACCGGGTCGGCGGCGCGTGTTCGTGCCGATGGGCCGGGTCACCGCGATCGACTCCGGGCAGGTCATCACCACGGGGCTGGTGAATATGCGCCGCTTCGAACAGCGTGAGTCGGAGACACTGGTGATGAACGATCTGCTCGACCGGCGTCTGCGTCTGCGGGACGACGATTCGCCGGTGCTGATCGAGGACGTCGGCATCGAACAGCAGGTGAACAAGGACTGGGAGGTCACCCGGCTGTTCGTGCGGCGTGTGCCCGAACGCAGCGCCTTCGCCGCCTTCCGCCGCCGCGGTGAGACCAAGCAGATCGACTGGACGGATGCCGACCATCCGGTGGATTCCGAGGTCGACCAGGAAGCCACCCAGCTCATCGCCGCCTATCAGGACACGAAGCCGGCCGACCTCGCCGATGTGCTCTTCGAGATGAACTCAGCCCGCCGTCTTCAGGTGGCCCGGGCGCTGGATGACGAACGTCTCGCCGATGTCGTGGAAGAGCTGCCGGCCGAAACCCAGATCGAAATCCTCACCGGCCTCGAAACCGAACGAGCCGTCACCGTGCTCGAGGAGATGGCCCCCGACGATGCGGCCGACCTCCTCGGTGAACTCAGCGATGATCAGGCCGAACGGTTCCTGACCCTCATGGAGCCCGATGAGGCCGAAGATGTGCGCACACTTCTGGCCTACGACGACGACACCGCCGGTGGTCTGATGACGACCGAACCGGTCATCCTGACCCCGGAAGCCACTGTCGCCGAAGCCCTGGCCCATGTCCGTCGGGAGGACCTGCCGGCGGCCCTGGCCGCTGCCGTCTTCGTCTGCCGTCAGCCGGTGGAGACCCCGACGGGCAAATATCTGGGTCTCGTCCATATCCAGGAGATGCTGCGGCATCCGCCGCATGAGGCGGTGGGCATCATGTTGGACACGGAGGTCGAACCGCTGTCGCCGGAGACTCCACTCGGCGAGGTGGCGAAGCTGCTGGCCGCGTACAATCTGGTGTCGGTGCCGATCACCGACGAAAACGATCGCCTCGTCGGTGTGGTCACCGTCGACGACGTCCTCGACGAGCTTCTGCCCGAGGACTGGAGAACCACCGGTCGTGACGATCGCAACAGGGGGTAG
- a CDS encoding DUF1003 domain-containing protein, which yields MAVDDFEIPRSSKRRLPNFTVSPETFGRGAEAFARFMGTPAFLVGMTVFCAVWLLWNTLLPESWQFDPRSLNFTLLTLILSLQASYAAPLILLAENRSTDRDRVEFEHDRQRAERNLADTEYLAREVAALRIAMREVATRDFIRSELKDLLKELEEENRQDGNQTEEVDSDPAEQRRGGPRGR from the coding sequence ATGGCCGTCGATGACTTCGAGATCCCTCGGTCGAGCAAACGCCGCCTGCCGAACTTCACCGTCTCCCCCGAGACATTCGGACGCGGGGCCGAAGCCTTCGCCCGGTTCATGGGCACTCCGGCGTTCCTCGTCGGGATGACCGTGTTCTGTGCCGTGTGGCTGCTGTGGAACACTCTGCTGCCCGAATCGTGGCAGTTCGACCCGCGGTCGCTGAACTTCACACTGCTGACCCTCATCCTGTCTCTGCAGGCCTCCTATGCGGCCCCGCTGATCCTGCTCGCGGAGAACCGCAGCACCGACCGCGACCGGGTCGAGTTCGAACACGACCGGCAGCGCGCCGAACGCAACCTCGCCGACACCGAGTACCTGGCACGGGAGGTGGCGGCGCTGCGCATCGCCATGCGCGAAGTCGCCACCCGAGACTTCATCCGCTCCGAACTCAAGGATCTGCTCAAGGAGCTGGAGGAGGAGAACAGACAGGACGGGAACCAGACCGAAGAGGTCGACTCCGACCCTGCAGAACAGCGCCGAGGCGGCCCCAGGGGCAGATGA